Proteins encoded in a region of the Pseudomonas denitrificans (nom. rej.) genome:
- a CDS encoding AAA family ATPase has protein sequence MEHRESLLALRQYLSSQILGQEKLIERLLIALIADGHLLVEGAPGLAKTKAIKDLAEGLEAEFHRIQFTPDLLPADITGTEIYRPENGSFVFQQGPIFHHLVLADEINRAPAKVQSALLEAMAERQVSVGRSTYDLPPLFLVMATQNPIEQEGTYPLPEAQLDRFLMHVKIGYPEASVERRILQQARGEALHGETKPERRVTQEAIFAARHEILGLYMADAVEEYLVQLIMATRTPAKYDAELAEWLSYGASPRGSIALDRCARAHAWLAGRDFVSPEDIQAMLFDVLRHRLILTFEAEAAGIDQDRVVQRILDVVAVA, from the coding sequence ATGGAACATCGTGAGTCGCTCCTTGCACTGCGCCAGTATCTCTCCAGCCAGATCCTCGGCCAGGAAAAGCTCATCGAGCGGCTGCTCATCGCCCTGATTGCCGACGGCCACCTGCTGGTGGAGGGCGCACCGGGGCTGGCCAAGACCAAGGCGATCAAGGACCTGGCCGAAGGCCTGGAGGCCGAGTTCCACCGCATCCAGTTCACCCCCGACCTGCTCCCGGCCGACATCACCGGCACGGAGATCTATCGCCCGGAAAACGGCAGCTTCGTGTTCCAGCAGGGGCCGATCTTCCACCACCTGGTGCTGGCCGACGAAATCAACCGCGCGCCGGCCAAGGTGCAGTCCGCCCTGCTCGAAGCCATGGCCGAGCGCCAGGTCAGCGTGGGCCGCAGCACCTATGACCTGCCGCCGCTGTTCCTGGTGATGGCGACGCAGAACCCCATCGAGCAGGAAGGCACCTACCCGCTGCCCGAAGCCCAGCTCGACCGCTTCCTCATGCACGTGAAGATCGGCTACCCGGAAGCCTCCGTGGAGCGCCGCATCCTCCAGCAGGCCCGAGGCGAAGCGCTGCATGGCGAGACGAAGCCGGAGCGCCGGGTTACCCAGGAAGCCATCTTCGCCGCCCGCCACGAAATCCTTGGCCTGTACATGGCCGACGCCGTGGAGGAATACCTGGTGCAGCTGATCATGGCCACGCGCACCCCGGCCAAGTACGACGCCGAGCTCGCCGAGTGGCTGTCCTACGGTGCCAGCCCGCGCGGCTCCATCGCCCTGGACCGCTGTGCACGCGCCCATGCCTGGCTGGCCGGACGCGACTTCGTCAGCCCCGAGGACATCCAGGCGATGCTCTTCGACGTGCTGCGCCATCGCCTGATCCTCACCTTCGAGGCGGAAGCCGCCGGGATCGACCAGGACCGTGTGGTCCAGCGCATCCTCGACGTGGTCGCCGTCGCCTGA
- a CDS encoding DUF58 domain-containing protein, protein MHNVLAPGVAVSLGELIEIRHRLREVQLFSTPSRRSPLIGLHHSRLRGRGVDFDQVRVYQAGDDVRTIDWRVTARTQEPHTKLFHEERERPVFVLVEQSARLFFGSGLCFKSVLAARAAAFVGWAALAHNDRIGGLVFTDSECHEIKPRRSKQSLLQLFNLIVRANNALLAGSNLSHTGDGFGMALRRAREVLRPGSLIMVMCDERALSDVAEQQLSLLARHTDLVMLPVSDPLDHALPAAGLLRFAEGQAQLELDTHIDEQRLAYRALGEARRERWQRLALRLGVPLLPLTTQEELVEQLRNLLEQHQPGYAK, encoded by the coding sequence ATGCACAACGTCCTGGCGCCCGGCGTGGCCGTCTCGCTCGGCGAGCTGATCGAGATCCGTCACCGCCTGCGCGAAGTCCAGCTGTTCTCGACGCCCTCGCGGCGCAGCCCGTTGATCGGCCTGCACCACTCGCGCCTGCGCGGCCGCGGCGTGGACTTCGACCAGGTGCGCGTCTACCAGGCCGGCGACGACGTGCGAACCATCGACTGGCGCGTCACCGCGCGCACCCAGGAGCCGCACACCAAGCTGTTCCATGAGGAACGCGAGCGTCCGGTGTTCGTGCTGGTCGAGCAGAGCGCCCGGCTGTTCTTCGGCTCCGGCCTGTGCTTCAAGTCCGTACTCGCCGCCCGCGCCGCCGCCTTCGTCGGCTGGGCCGCGCTGGCGCACAATGACCGCATTGGCGGGCTGGTGTTCACCGACAGCGAATGCCACGAGATCAAGCCACGGCGCAGCAAGCAGAGCCTGCTGCAGTTGTTCAACCTGATCGTGCGCGCCAACAACGCCCTGCTCGCCGGCTCCAACCTCAGCCACACTGGCGACGGCTTCGGCATGGCCCTGCGCCGCGCCCGCGAGGTGCTGCGCCCCGGCAGCCTGATCATGGTGATGTGCGACGAGCGCGCGCTCAGTGACGTCGCCGAGCAACAGCTGTCCCTGCTGGCGCGCCACACCGACCTGGTGATGTTGCCGGTGTCCGACCCGCTCGACCATGCCCTGCCCGCCGCCGGCCTGTTGAGGTTCGCCGAGGGTCAGGCGCAGCTGGAACTGGACACCCACATCGACGAGCAACGCCTGGCCTACCGCGCCCTTGGCGAAGCGCGCCGCGAACGCTGGCAGCGCCTCGCCCTGCGCCTTGGCGTGCCGCTGCTGCCGCTGACCACCCAGGAAGAACTGGTGGAACAACTGCGCAACCTGCTGGAACAGCACCAGCCGGGCTACGCGAAATGA
- a CDS encoding DUF4381 domain-containing protein, which yields MNPLDQLQPLIEPAAVPWWPPAPGWWLLAALVPLLLWGLWRNRQRWLPRRKAKVVAEVALDPLREAALEELKRLPRPYDRAPAGPWLQSLNGLLKRLSRARWPESHSHTLSGRAWLAFLDTRCPAAGLTRWMILVEGGYRAECKLDDKAIDGLAASVETWVRKHV from the coding sequence ATGAATCCCCTCGACCAGCTGCAACCGCTGATCGAACCCGCTGCGGTGCCCTGGTGGCCGCCGGCGCCGGGCTGGTGGCTGCTCGCCGCGCTGGTGCCGCTGCTGCTCTGGGGGCTCTGGCGCAACCGCCAGCGCTGGCTGCCCAGGCGCAAGGCCAAGGTGGTTGCCGAGGTGGCACTGGACCCGCTGCGCGAAGCCGCGCTGGAGGAACTCAAGCGCCTGCCACGCCCTTACGACCGCGCGCCGGCCGGCCCCTGGCTGCAATCGCTCAATGGCCTGCTCAAGCGCCTGTCGCGCGCCCGCTGGCCGGAGAGCCACAGCCATACCCTGAGCGGCCGCGCCTGGCTGGCCTTCCTCGATACGCGCTGCCCGGCCGCCGGCCTGACCCGCTGGATGATCCTGGTGGAAGGCGGCTACCGCGCCGAGTGCAAGCTGGACGACAAGGCCATCGACGGCCTCGCTGCATCGGTGGAAACCTGGGTGCGCAAGCATGTTTGA
- a CDS encoding vWA domain-containing protein, translating into MFEFAWPWIFLLAPLPWVMRFILPPADNGEAAIKVSFLKELEGLAGRRARARLPAWRQQAPFALLWLCLLLAAARPQWVGEPLPIPATGRDLLVAVDVSGSMDYADMTWDGAQVSRLDLVKKLFGDFIEGRRGDRVGLILFGTRAYLQAPLTFDRHTVRIWLDEALIGIAGKDTALGDAIGLAVKRLRQRPAESRVLVLITDGANTAGEISPQTAAKLAAEEQVKVYTIGIGADPKQGGVAGLFGLNPGLDLDEPTLKAIAESTGGEYFRARNGEELQRISDSLDQLEPVEQKPTQARPAIALYRWPLLLALLISAALVVGTLWPPEDWRWPAWMARLQKERRP; encoded by the coding sequence ATGTTTGAGTTCGCCTGGCCCTGGATCTTCCTGCTCGCCCCGCTGCCCTGGGTGATGCGCTTCATCCTGCCGCCGGCCGACAACGGCGAGGCGGCGATCAAGGTCAGCTTCCTCAAGGAACTCGAAGGCCTCGCCGGCCGCCGTGCCCGCGCACGCCTACCGGCGTGGCGCCAGCAGGCGCCCTTCGCCCTGCTCTGGCTCTGCCTGCTGCTGGCCGCCGCGCGCCCGCAGTGGGTCGGCGAGCCGCTGCCGATCCCGGCCACCGGCCGCGACCTGCTGGTGGCGGTCGACGTCTCCGGCTCGATGGATTACGCCGACATGACCTGGGACGGCGCGCAAGTCAGCCGCCTCGACCTGGTAAAGAAACTCTTCGGCGACTTCATCGAGGGCCGCCGGGGCGATCGTGTCGGATTGATTCTGTTCGGTACCCGCGCCTACCTGCAGGCGCCGCTGACCTTCGACCGCCACACCGTGCGCATCTGGCTGGACGAGGCGCTGATCGGCATCGCCGGCAAGGACACCGCCCTAGGCGACGCCATCGGCCTGGCGGTCAAGCGCCTGCGCCAGCGCCCGGCCGAGAGCCGCGTGCTGGTACTGATCACCGACGGCGCGAACACCGCCGGCGAGATTTCCCCGCAGACCGCCGCCAAACTCGCTGCCGAAGAACAGGTGAAGGTCTACACCATCGGTATCGGCGCCGATCCCAAACAGGGCGGCGTCGCCGGGCTGTTCGGCCTCAATCCGGGGCTGGACCTGGACGAACCGACGCTCAAGGCCATCGCCGAAAGCACCGGCGGCGAATACTTCCGTGCGCGCAACGGTGAAGAGCTGCAACGCATCTCCGACAGCCTCGACCAGCTCGAACCGGTGGAACAGAAGCCGACCCAGGCACGCCCGGCCATCGCGCTGTACCGTTGGCCGCTGCTGCTGGCCCTGCTGATCAGCGCGGCGCTGGTCGTCGGAACGTTGTGGCCGCCCGAGGACTGGCGCTGGCCGGCCTGGATGGCGCGTCTGCAGAAGGAGCGCCGGCCATGA
- a CDS encoding VWA domain-containing protein translates to MSHFWPHLLHPLWLILLLPLGWLLWKLWHRERRAGRWQLLLPPAFHPWLLSGGNGRHERRPWIYLGIAWLLAVLALLGPSWQQVEQPTMERSDPLVVVLELTPQMLATDLKPTRLEQARHKLLDLLQSRSDAQTAIVVYAGSAHTLVPLSNDLGTARNLLDALKPSIMPEPGERADLAVAQARRLLDNGAEGNGRILLITSALDARERQGIRQALKGKGKDLLLLAVGTPGGAPIAQEDGTFLKDDQGNILVPRLDENSLRAFATDMGGRFQRLRASSSDLRSLGLLDSTQGLQVSEEDALLRLQRWADQGYWLLLPLLLLAACAGRRGWLFSLPLLLPLLWAPPQDANAFEFNDLWLRPDQQGQRLLDAGHPAEAAEHFDDFRWKGLALYRAGDYVDAAQAFAQGDEAADHYNRGNALAKQNELEAAIDAYDQALEREPELESAKRNKALLEDLLRQRKDNPAGDGTDQPPQQNQDPAQSSDPQAAKPQDQQQEEEHSSERDSQPAPAAKNPSQEADRPSASHSDKPGEDAREEQETNPEDAGPLGDERRQALEQWLRQIPDDPSELLRRKFWYQQQQQRQEPNP, encoded by the coding sequence ATGAGCCATTTCTGGCCGCACCTGCTGCACCCGCTCTGGTTGATCCTGCTGCTGCCGCTCGGCTGGCTGCTGTGGAAACTCTGGCACCGCGAACGCCGCGCCGGCCGCTGGCAATTGCTGCTGCCCCCGGCCTTCCATCCGTGGCTGCTGTCCGGCGGCAACGGCCGTCATGAGCGCCGCCCGTGGATCTACCTCGGCATCGCCTGGCTGCTGGCCGTGCTCGCCCTGCTCGGCCCGAGCTGGCAGCAGGTGGAACAACCGACCATGGAGCGCAGCGACCCCCTGGTGGTGGTACTGGAACTCACCCCGCAGATGCTCGCCACCGACCTCAAGCCGACGCGCCTGGAGCAGGCCCGGCACAAGCTGCTCGACCTGCTGCAGAGCCGCAGCGACGCGCAGACCGCCATCGTCGTCTACGCCGGCAGCGCCCACACGCTGGTACCGCTGTCCAATGACCTGGGCACCGCGCGCAACCTGCTGGACGCCCTGAAGCCGTCGATCATGCCCGAACCTGGCGAGCGCGCCGACCTTGCCGTGGCCCAGGCGCGCCGCCTGCTGGACAACGGCGCCGAAGGCAACGGCCGAATCCTGCTGATCACCAGCGCGCTGGACGCCCGCGAACGCCAGGGCATCCGCCAGGCCCTCAAAGGCAAGGGCAAGGACCTGCTGCTGCTCGCCGTCGGCACCCCCGGCGGCGCGCCCATCGCCCAGGAAGACGGCACCTTCCTCAAGGACGACCAAGGCAACATTCTCGTGCCGCGGCTGGACGAAAACTCGCTGCGTGCCTTCGCCACCGACATGGGCGGACGCTTCCAGCGCCTGCGCGCCAGCAGCAGCGACCTGCGCTCCCTCGGCCTGCTGGACAGCACCCAGGGCCTGCAGGTGAGCGAGGAAGATGCCCTGCTGCGCCTGCAACGCTGGGCCGACCAGGGCTACTGGCTGCTGTTGCCGCTACTGCTGCTCGCCGCCTGCGCCGGCCGACGCGGCTGGCTGTTCAGCCTGCCGCTGTTGCTGCCGCTGCTGTGGGCGCCGCCGCAGGATGCCAACGCCTTCGAGTTCAACGACCTCTGGCTGCGGCCGGACCAGCAGGGCCAGCGCCTGCTCGACGCGGGGCACCCCGCCGAAGCCGCCGAGCACTTCGACGACTTCCGCTGGAAAGGCCTGGCGCTGTACCGCGCCGGCGACTACGTCGACGCCGCCCAGGCCTTCGCCCAGGGCGATGAGGCCGCAGACCACTACAACCGCGGCAACGCCCTGGCGAAACAGAACGAGCTGGAGGCGGCCATCGACGCCTATGACCAGGCGCTGGAGCGAGAGCCCGAGCTGGAGTCGGCCAAGCGCAACAAGGCGCTGCTCGAAGACCTGCTGCGCCAGCGCAAGGACAACCCCGCGGGCGATGGCACCGACCAGCCGCCGCAGCAGAACCAGGACCCCGCCCAGAGCAGCGATCCCCAGGCCGCCAAGCCGCAGGACCAGCAGCAAGAGGAAGAACATTCCAGCGAACGCGACTCGCAGCCGGCACCGGCAGCGAAGAACCCTTCGCAGGAAGCCGACCGCCCTTCCGCCAGCCACAGCGACAAGCCCGGCGAGGACGCCCGCGAAGAACAGGAAACCAACCCGGAAGATGCCGGTCCACTAGGTGACGAGCGCCGTCAGGCCCTGGAACAGTGGCTGCGGCAGATTCCCGACGATCCGTCCGAGCTGTTGCGCCGCAAGTTCTGGTACCAGCAACAGCAGCAGCGCCAGGAACCCAACCCATGA
- a CDS encoding BatD family protein, with protein MKRLICLTLLCLVAFRAEASLTASVDRARLNQGESVELTLESDDPTLFGKPDLKPLDEQFVVLGTRQVNRLTTLNGKSQATTRWIITLQPRNEGKVEIPPIHLGGNASEPISLDVLKAEDSAEGQKLAPVFIDASVDREESWVQAQVILTLRIYHSVSLYDDSSLSPLRMNDARVEQLGEARTYEKDINGVRHGVIEVRYAIFPQNSGPLEIPGQTFNATQVAQRRNEDNNPFGPPTGKQIRVVSPSIPLQVDPKPADYPKDAPWLPARSLSLTETWSPQPEEAKAGESLTRNIMLRVEGLSSAQLPPLPINLPEGLRHYPDQPQLANEASDQGMIGSREEREALIADKAGPVELPPVEIVWWNTQERRVERTSLPARTLQVAANAQLEEHAEPPVAPSEAPVSDTLLWPWQLACALLSLTTLLGFGLWWRARSQPAVIRVAQAGPSTRTLLDELRRACQANDSHATRQALDAWARQQPETLADMAARFVPLSDALDGLNGALYSDSEGGRNWQGEDLWRAIRTLPGADPDAPPAPEASSLPPLYPR; from the coding sequence ATGAAAAGGCTGATCTGCCTGACCCTGCTCTGCCTCGTCGCCTTCCGCGCCGAGGCCAGCCTCACCGCCAGCGTCGACCGTGCCCGCCTGAACCAGGGCGAGAGCGTCGAGCTGACGCTGGAATCCGACGACCCCACGCTGTTCGGCAAGCCCGACCTGAAGCCGCTGGACGAGCAGTTCGTGGTGCTCGGCACCCGCCAGGTCAACCGCCTGACCACGCTCAACGGCAAGTCCCAGGCCACCACGCGCTGGATCATCACCCTGCAGCCGCGCAACGAAGGCAAGGTGGAAATCCCGCCGATCCACCTGGGCGGCAATGCCAGCGAACCGATCAGCCTCGACGTGCTCAAGGCCGAGGACAGCGCCGAGGGCCAGAAGCTCGCCCCGGTGTTCATCGACGCCAGCGTCGACCGCGAGGAAAGCTGGGTGCAGGCCCAGGTGATCCTCACCCTGCGCATCTATCACTCGGTGTCGTTGTACGACGACAGCAGCCTCAGCCCGCTGCGCATGAACGACGCCCGCGTCGAGCAACTGGGTGAGGCGCGCACCTACGAGAAGGACATCAACGGCGTTCGCCACGGCGTGATCGAAGTGCGCTACGCGATCTTCCCGCAGAACAGCGGCCCCCTGGAAATCCCCGGCCAGACCTTCAACGCCACCCAGGTCGCGCAGCGCCGCAACGAGGACAACAATCCCTTCGGCCCGCCAACGGGCAAACAGATTCGAGTGGTCTCGCCGAGCATCCCGCTGCAGGTCGATCCCAAGCCCGCCGATTACCCGAAAGACGCACCGTGGCTGCCCGCCCGCTCGCTCAGCCTGACCGAGACCTGGAGCCCGCAGCCGGAAGAGGCCAAGGCCGGCGAGTCGCTGACCCGCAACATCATGCTGCGCGTGGAAGGCCTCTCCAGCGCCCAGCTGCCGCCGTTGCCCATCAACCTGCCCGAGGGCCTGCGCCATTATCCGGACCAGCCGCAGCTGGCCAACGAGGCCAGCGACCAGGGCATGATCGGCAGTCGCGAAGAGCGTGAAGCACTGATCGCCGACAAGGCCGGCCCGGTGGAGCTGCCGCCGGTGGAAATCGTCTGGTGGAACACCCAGGAGCGCCGCGTCGAGCGCACCAGCCTGCCGGCGCGCACGCTGCAGGTCGCTGCCAACGCACAGCTCGAAGAGCACGCCGAGCCCCCCGTCGCGCCCAGCGAAGCACCGGTCAGCGACACGCTGCTGTGGCCCTGGCAGCTCGCCTGCGCACTGCTCAGCCTGACCACCCTGCTCGGCTTCGGCCTGTGGTGGCGCGCCCGTAGCCAGCCGGCGGTGATCCGTGTGGCGCAGGCTGGCCCCAGTACCCGCACGCTGCTCGACGAGCTGCGCCGCGCCTGCCAGGCCAACGATTCCCACGCCACCCGCCAGGCGCTGGACGCCTGGGCCCGCCAGCAGCCGGAAACCCTGGCCGACATGGCGGCGCGCTTCGTGCCACTGTCCGATGCGCTGGACGGTCTGAACGGCGCGCTCTATAGCGACAGCGAAGGCGGTCGCAACTGGCAGGGTGAAGACCTCTGGCGCGCCATCCGCACCCTCCCTGGCGCCGATCCGGACGCGCCACCAGCGCCGGAAGCCAGCAGCCTGCCGCCGCTCTATCCACGCTGA